The Dendropsophus ebraccatus isolate aDenEbr1 chromosome 3, aDenEbr1.pat, whole genome shotgun sequence genome includes a region encoding these proteins:
- the LOC138786496 gene encoding piggyBac transposable element-derived protein 4-like, giving the protein MLLLPLTPKQRVREKRKILLSLFRLPPPPPPVHHLVMMRPQGAEGVQGERLGQPPPISTPVLPSSPQPPIQVSPSGPQPPPNFEPQIPDFVGQSGIQFDPSGFTEIDFFKLFFSEELISLMVVQTNLYAQQFLAQHPVSSFFSGSHSWTPVDAAEMTTFWGLLLHMGLVKKPRIRQYWSVDILYNTPIHRMAMTRHRFEAILKFLHYNDNARCPPRDDPSYDRLYKIRPVIDHLAAKFSEVYIPGKYISIDESLVSFKGRVQFRQYLPSKRARYGIKLYKLCESTSGYTHRFRVYEGRDTHIQPPECPPTLGVSGKLVWELMFPLLDKGYHLYVDNFYTSLPLFKSLSTRATVACGTVRKNQRGLPSHPVAEVLRRGVFKAHCSDNMLLVKYKDKRDVLILTTIHGPGTTPVPVRGTTAVALKPDCILDYNRYMGGVDLSDQVLKPYSALRKTNIWYKKLAVHMVQTAMYNAFVLYRCAGHPGKYLQFQEAVVKALIFCGGEGGGPSTSAAATGGPRIVPGQHFPGEVPHTGKKGKSQKKCRVCYKKGFRKDTCYQCDTCPDKPGLCMKECFKTYHTSMEY; this is encoded by the coding sequence ATgctcttattgcctctgacaccgaaacagcgagtgagggagaagaggaagatcctacTTTCCTTGTTtcgacttcctcctcctcctcctcctgttcatcatttagtgatgatgagACCCCAAGGCGCCGAAGGCGTCCAAGGCGAACGCCTCGGGCAGCCTCCCCCGATCTCCACCCCAGTGCTCCCATCTTCACCCCAGCCCCCCATACAAGTgagcccatctggaccccagcccccccccaattttgagccacagattcctgattttgtgggacaatcgggaatccaatttgacccctcaggcttcactgaaatagacttttttaaactctttttcaGTGAAGAACTGATAAGTCTGATGGTCGTACAAACTAATTTGTACGCCCAGCAGTTTCTGGCTCAGCACCCCGTCTCCTCTTTTTTTTCAGGATCCCACAGCTGGACCCCAGTTGATGCAGCAGAAATGACCACGTTTTGGGGTCTTCTGCTGCACATGGGGCTAGTTAAAAAACCCCGAATTAGGCAGTATTGGAGTGTGGATATTTTATATAACACTCCAATACACCGGATGGCCATGACAAGGCATCGCTTTGAGGCCATCCTTAAATTCCTGCATTACAACgataatgcaaggtgccccccccgAGATGATCCCTCTTACGACCGCCTATACAAAATTAGGCCGGTCATTGATCATCTCGCGGCCAAATTTTCGGAGGTATATATCCCAGGGAAATATATCTCCATTGACGAATCCCTTGTCAGCTTCAAGGGGAGAGTCCAATTTCGCCAGTACCTTCCAAGTAAGAGGGCAAGGTACGGCATCaaactctacaaactctgtgagagtacctcagggtacactcacagatttagagtttatgaagggagggacacccacatccaacctccagaatgtCCGCCCACTCTGGGAGTTAGTGGGAAGCTTGTGTGGGAACTGatgttcccactactggataaaggttaccacctctacgtggataacttttataccagtctccctcttttcaaatccctcagtacccgagctactgtagcttgcggcactgtGAGGAAAAACCAGAGAGGTCTCCCGAGTCACCCTGTGGCAGAAGTACTGCGACGGGGTGTCTTCAAGGCCCATTGTAGCGACAACATGTTAttagtcaaatataaggacaaacgcgatgtccttattttgactactATCCATGGTCCTGGCACGACCCCTGTTCCTGTCCGCGGTACCACCGCAGTAGCACTCAAACCCGATTGTATTTTGGACTACAAtcggtatatgggaggagttgatctttcagatcaagtcctcaagccatatagtgctctgcgAAAAACAAACATCTGGTACAAGAAGTTAGCCGTGCACATGGTCCAAACGGCAATGTACAACGCGTTTGTACTTTACCGTTGTGCCGGCCACCCTGGGAAATACCTCCAGTTTCAGGAGGCAGTTGTCAAGGCCCTGATTttttgtggaggagaaggaggagggcctagtacttctgcagctgcaactgGAGGTCCCCGTATCGTGCCAGGACAGCACTTTCCTGGCGAAGTCCCTCACACTGGCAAGAAGGGCAAAAGCCAGAAAAAGTGTCGTGTGTGCTACAAAAAGGGGTTTAGAAAGGACAcgtgttatcagtgtgataccTGTCCTGATAAACCTGGCCTCTGCATGAAAGAATGCTTCAAGACGTACCATACGTCTATGGAGTATTAA